Below is a genomic region from Prolixibacteraceae bacterium.
CTGATGCCAGAGACAGCAGATCGTTATGAGATTACTGATTTAAAGAACCCAGAGCAGAATGTTTATGCTGGAACGCGATTCTTAGCATGGCTGGATAGTTACTTTATGGATCATATATCGGACCCTAAAGAGCGAGTTAAATTTGTGCTTGCTTCTTATAATATTGGTTTGGGTCATATTCTAGATGCGCGCCGTTTGGCCAATAAGTATGGTAAGGATATGAATACGTGGGACGATAATGTAGCGCCTTTCTTATTGAAGAAGTCGTTGAGTAAATACTATAAAGATCCTGTGGTTAAATGGGGTTATTGTAGAGGTACTGAGACGACGAATTACGTACAGAACGTGATGGAGCGATATCATAGTTATGCGAATCTATTGAGGGCGTCATAAGTTTGATATTATACGATATATAAAAAAGGAGATCTTTATTTAAAAAGATCTCCTTTTTTTGGTGTGCCATGCATGTAAATTAACTAATCGGTGCAAGTCCGTAGTGGAGGTTTGTAGAGCCAACCACCTAGCAGAAGGCAAGGGTGCTTATCGTGAGGTATAACCTGAAGGAAGCCGTATGCAAAACTCTGATCCGAGGTATACGAATCTCATTAGGCGGTATATAACTGGATAAGCTTGCCAAACAAAGTGAAGTCCGAATTCTACACGGAGTTTATACCGTAGATGTGGCGGATAGATGGAGTGAAAGTTAATTTCCTTACCATGGGAGGTCTCACAGATGGATACAGTGTATTTTTTTTCCTGTCCATTCACAAAAAGTTAACTGTGAGAAGTCAGCCGAGGTCATAGTACTGTATCCACTTTACAGGAAGGACTGAATCTTAAATTGTTCATAATACAGACTGTTACCTAATGAAGGGATCAATGCAGAAAATATCGGAAGATAGCTACTTGAGTGAAGGTAGAGCGGAACTCGATAATAACTCAAGAGCGCACACTTTCAATGGGATAACTGAAGCCATTATGAAAACGACCATTACAACAGATAATTTATTAGAACGAGTCCTAGAATCAGATAACCTAAATAAGGCTTATTTACAGGTTTATCGAAATAAAGGGAGTCATGGAGTTGATGAGATGCAGGTGGAATCCTTAAAAGATTATCTCAGATTTCATCGAAAAGTTTTAATAACAGAACTACGAAAAGGTAAGTGTTAACCCGATGGCGAATTATCATTATTTCATGCGGCATATTTGATCGGAGTTTTGAAGAGCAAAGCGTATGAATATGCTAATACGAGGAAAAAGTATTGGCGCATTTCATTTCAAAGAGTCCAATTCTACAAACGACTATAACGAATAAGAATTTGGAGAAGGCAGGCTATATTACGCTAAGTGATTATTATCAGAAAGTAAAGTCGTGATTTAGGGAGTCGCCGTATACGAGACCCGTACGTACGGTGGTGTGGGAGGTGTACTGGAAGATTAAATATCTTCCAGCCATCTACCCGATTGTGTGCCATGCATGGAAATTAACTAATCGGTGTAAGTCCGTAGTGGAGGTTTGTAGAGCCAACCACCTAGCAGAAGGCAAGGGTGCTTATCGTGAGGTATAACCTGAAGGAAGCCGTATGCAAAACTCTGATCCGAGGTATACGAATCGCATTAGGCGGTATATAACTGGATAAGCTTGCACAACAAAGTAAAGTCCGAATTCTACACGGAGTTTATACCGTAGATGTGGCGGATAGATGGAGTGAAAGTTAATTTCCTTACCATGGGAGGTCTCGCAGATGGATACAATGTATTTCCCTGTCCATTCATAAAAAGTTAACTGTGAGAAGTCAGCCGAGGTCATAGTACTGTAGCCACTTTACAGGAAGGACTGAATCTTAAATTGTTCATAATACAGACTGTTACCTAATGAAAGGATCAATGCAGAAAATATCGGAAGATAGCTACTTAAGTGAAGGTAGAGCGGAACTCGAGAATAACTCAAGAGCGCACACTTTCAAGGGATAACTGAAGGCATTATGGAAACGAACATTACAACAGATAATTTATTAGAACGTGTCCTAGAATCAGGTAACCTAAATAAGGCTTATTTACAGGTTTATCGTAATAAAGGGAGTCATGGAGTTGATGAGATGCAAGTGGAATCCTTAAAAGATTATCTCAGACTTCATCGAGAAGTTTTAATAGCAGAACTACGAGAAGGGAAGTACCTTCCCAATCCTGTACGACGAGTCGAAATACCCAAAGAACCAGGTAAAACACGCCCTTTAGGTATTCCTACTGTCGTGGATCGAGTTATTCAACAAGCCATTTCACAAGTTCTTAGTCCTATTTATGAGGAACAGTTTTCCAATTATAGCTTTGGATTCCGTCCGAATAAAGGAGCACATACAGCTATTATAGCCTGTAGCCAAACGATCACAGCAGGTTATCATTATGCTATCGATATGGATATGGAAAGATTTTTCGATACCGTAAATCATAGCAAGTTGATAGAGATCTTATCACGAACGATAAAAGATGGTCGATTAGTTTCCTTAATCCATAAATATCTAAGAGCCGGAGTTGTTGTTGAAGAGCAGTTTCAAGAAACAGAAACAGGAGTTCCTCAAGGAGGACCATTAAGTCCATTGCTAAGCAACATTATGCTGAATGAATTAGACCATGAACTCACAAGACGAGGACATGAGTTTGTTCGTTATGCAGATGATATTGTCATCTTATGTAAAAGCAAGCGAGGAGCTACACGCACGATGAATTCTACAATTCGTTTTATAGAAGATACTCTATTCTTAAAAGTGAATCGAGATAAAACAGAAGTGGTGCGCTACAATCAGATTAAGTTTCTTGGCTACAGTTTTTACAAAACAAAAGGTGTCGTTCGTTTTCGATTGTCGAAAAAGACACAACGGAAAGTGAAGCGCTCTTTGGAAGGAATTGTAGCACGGAATAATAGTATTGGTTACGATGAAATCAAATCCAAGCTTAAAAGCTATATTCAAGGATGGGTAACCTATTATCGATTGGCAGATATGAAATCATTTCTGAAACAAGTAGATGAATGGCTAAGACGACGTATCCGTATGGTAATATGGAAATGTTGGAAAAGAGTAAGAACGAAGATGAAGAATTTAATGAAACTCGGAGTTTCGAAGAACAAAGCGTATGAATATGCTAATACGAGGAAAAAGTATTGGCGCATTTCAAAGAGTCCAATTCTACAAACGACTATAACGAATAAGAATTTGGAGAAGGCAGGCTATATTACGCTAAGTGATTATTATCAGAAAGTAAAGTCGTGATTTAGGGAGTCGCCGTATACGAGACCCGTACGTACGGTGGTGTGGGAGGTGTACTGGAAGATAAAATATCTTCCAGCCATCTACCCGATTTTGGTAAGCCAGGCTCCTGTATAGATATCCTTGTTTAACGGATGTGATGGGGGTTAAAATGTAATCTGACTTTGTGCCTTCTCTTTTAACCTATTCCATATTATCTCCATCTCTGAAAGAATCATGGCGGTGGCTCCCCATATTTTGGTGTTATGATAGTTGTAGCTAGGAACTGTGACGATGTTCCCTTTGACATCGACTTGCATATTGCCTTTAGAGCCAAAGAGATCGTCGATAATCAACTCATCGAGTGCCTCTACTTCATCAGGATTGATTTGAAATTGTGGTTTGCCACTGATAAACGCAAGGTAGGGGGTGATATAGAAGGTGCTCACAGGGATATATATTTTAGAGAGTGGTCCTATCACATCTTCTTTATTGATGTTGAGTCCCACCTCTTCGAAAGTCTCTCTGAGTGCAGTATCCATTAGGTTACGATCTTCTTCGATGTCGAACTTGCCTCCAGGGAGGGCAAATTGTCCTGCATGATTTCTCATTTTTGAAGTTCGTTTGATCACACATGTTTTGAATGTCTGGTCGAACCATATCACGATCAATACAGCACTCTCTTTCGGTTGTACATGCTTTCCTAGAGGCTTCAGCTCTCTAATATAAGGTAGCATTCGAAGGTGTGCCTCCTCTCCAGGGAGATGGTGTGTAATCTGTTCTTTTAGGTAGCTAATGGATTCTCTTCTATTCATCTAATCAAATTTAATGGCCTTGTCTGGCGAGATCCTAGATATCATCATCGACGGAATCACAAGCATTATAATGGTAATGGCAAGTGTCGCGATATTGAGGATTACCAGATAAGAGATATTGAGTTCGATGGGGACTTTATCGACATAGTATGAAGTTGGATCTAAAGGAATGATACCAAACTTTTTCTGTGCAAAACAGAGTGCTAATGCGATAAGATTCCCCCAAAACAGACCTTTGGTAATAAGAAAGGCTGCTATGGTTAGAAACAATCTTCGGATGCTTTTGTTCTGAGCTCCTATCGCTTTTAATGTACCAATCATCTGTGTGCGCTCTAGAATAAGGATCAGTACACCCGAGACCATATTAAAGCCAGCCACCGCAATCATGAGCCCTAGTATAACCCACACATTCATATCGATAAGCCCTAGCCAGTCGAATATCTCTCTGTATTTGTGTTTGATATTCACGGGGCGTATGGTGGGGATGTTCTCTTTATAGTTAAGAACAATGTTTTGTACATCATATGTGGTTTGATCTAGACGGTCAAAATCGTTAAGTGTAATGTCATAACCACTGACTTGATTTGGTGCCCACTTATTGAGACGTTGAATTTGTCGGATATCTACAAGGGCAAAGATCTTATCGAACTCTGTTAGAGAGGTGTAGAAGATGCCTTTTACAATAAACTTACGTAGCTGGGGAACCGTTTGTGACTCTTTCATGAAATACATTCGTATTGCATCGCCTACTTTGAGTCGCATTCTCGATGCAAGAGATTGGGATATCATGATACCAATGCCTGCCTTGTCGCGCTTTAGATCTAATACCTTGCCATCGACAAGATGCTTCTTGAAGAAGGTCCAGCGGTGGTTTGTCCCGAATCCTTTAAGTATTACTCCTTCGATCTCTTCACCGGTATGTATGATACCAGATTTGGTCGCAAAGGTCTCCATATGATTGACGTTGTCGAGCGACTTCACTTTATCGACCCATTCCTCATCAGAGAGAATTGGTATGTTGTCATAGCTATTGCTTGTGCTATAGTTCAATAGCTGAATGTGGGAACCGAATCCTACAACTTTGTCTTTTACCTCTTTTTTAAAACCGACAGTAATTGAGACCGCCAGAATAATCACCACAATACCAATCGTTATTCCTGCTACGGCAAAGTTAATGATCGACCGACTAAAATGGTGCTTCTGATTCTTATCGAAGAACAGTCTTTTTGCTAAAAAATATTCATACTTCATTTTCTTATGCCTCCGTCAATTGATGTGGTTTCTTAAATGTAACTATGATAGATGTGATCCCTCCAACCACGATGGTCACAAGGGTTATGGCGGAGTGTACTACCAATGCAAAGATTAATCCCTCTTGTCGACCCACGCCATAAAGTGCTAATGCTTCGACAGTCATAAAATGCCATGGTCCCATTCCTCCTTGAACGGGCGCCACCATTCCGTAGCTACCAAAGACAAATACTGTCATTCCTGCCATGACGCTTAAGTGGCTTGTGAAGTCAAAAGCAAAGAAGCATACATAGTCCATCGCAAAGTATAGAAACCATATGGCTAGCGTATAGAGAATAAACTGAAATGGCTTTTGAATCTTTGCAATAGCCAGAATACCTTGTATAAAGCTCTGTACCATTGTGATTTTCTTTAGTCTTTCCGAAACGATCACTTTGTACGCTATGAATCCCAATGCAGCTACGATGGCTATAATAGCCACTATGCCCATAGGATTTAGAAAAATCATCGTGATCTTATCATATATCTTGGGTTGCTCTTTTATGAAGTCAATGATTTTAGAGGTCTGTGCAAGGATCACTACCACTGTCAGCGATAGGAGCATGATCATATCGATAATACGTTCACTTACTACTGTTCCTAGAGCCTCGCTAAAAGAGATCTTCTCCATTTTAGATATGCCAGCACAACGAGTCACTTCTCCCATTCGAGGAACGATATAGTTCATGAAATATGCAGACATTACCGCCAAAAAAGAGTTGCTAAAACTGACGGTACGCTGGTTGTTGTTTAATACAATATTCCATCTTAAAGCCCTAAATACGTGGCTTAAGATGATCATCCCCATGGCCATCAATACCCACTGGTATTTAAAGCCTTGAGACAGATGGTTGCGTAATAACTGAAAATCAAAGTCACGATAGATATAGTAAAATATTCCTGCACCTATCAGAAGAAAAAGAATATATTTAAGTTTATTTTGAAATATCTTAACCAAGAGAATTAATTTTAAGAGGTTTAACAAAACAGAAGTTTCATCAAGCTTGTTATATTTGCATCCATATTCATGCTAACATACAAAAGTACCAAATTGTAGCTAGCTAAGATATCTCTTTTGGATGAATTCCATATATTAATAGAAGAAAAATATGTCACTGGTAAGAGCAAAAAAGAATTTAGGACAACACTTCTTGACAGACTTAAGTATTGCAAGAAGAATTGTCGATAGTATTCAACACCGAGAGGTGTCTAAGGTTATTGAAGTGGGTCCAGGAATGGGGGTGCTAACTCAATATTTGATCGAAGAGGAATTTCCAGAGGTATATCCTGTAGAGATTGATGTCGAATCTGTGGCATATCTAAAAGAACACTATCCAACTCTTTCTGATCGTATTTACGATGGCGACTTTTTGAAGATGGATTTTAAAGCGATATCAGAAGATCCTATTGTCATTATCGGTAACTTTCCATACAATATCTCAACGCAGATATACTTTAAGATATTAGAGAATAGAGATCAAGTGGTTGAATCTGTCGGGATGATCCAAAAAGAGGTGGCAGAGCGTATTTGTTCGCCTCATGGATCAAAAGTGTATGGAATACTTTCGGTGTTTGTACAGGCCTTCTACGATGTCGAATATCTTTTTACGGTGGAGGCGAATGTCTTTAACCCACCACCAAAAGTGCAGTCGGCAGTGATGCGTATTACTCGTAATGATCGTCAAACTCTTCCTTGTGATGAGGCGATGTTCTTCCGTGTAGTCAAAGCTATCTTTAATCAAAGAAGGAAAGCCATTCGTAACAGTCTCAAGTCGGTATGTGCGAATGTTTCAGAGTTAGATACTGAAATGCTTCAAAGACGTCCTGAACAGATGAGTGTTGAAGACTTTATCTCTCTGACTTGTATGGTTGAAGAGCTAATGAACAGATCATAAAAATACTATCCATAGCCTCTATCGTGAGAACTCCTCATGTTAGAGGCAATGTTTTTCCTCCTATTACCTGCTTTCCCTTGTAGCACCAACACTTCTCTGGTATCGGTTTTATCCAAATATCTTAGGTCACTCCTCTCTTTGTGTCTTCATTTGCTGAATTAACATGATATGAATCCATCTGTTAATAATAAGCACCTATCGTTAAACATCTGATTTCATGAAAACATAACTGGCAATATGGTGTTCTTATAGGACTTAATGTTTGATGAAAAGTAACGAAACATTGCGATCACTATCTCATATCTAATTTCAGAACCAAAGTTTAAATGTAACGCTTTATATTATGATGAGAATATTTAAGATACACGATGTAGCATCTGCACCAGAGAAGAGTCATTCAATACTAGAAGATGCTTTGAAGAATAGAGGACGTATCCCTAATTTATACGGTGTATTGGCTGAATCTCCCCAACTCCTTGAGGCCTATGTTGGATTACATAAGTTATTTGAGAACTCTTCGTTTAACAAAGAAGAGCTTACGGTGGTGTGGCAGACGATTAATGTTGAACACGAATGTACTTACTGTGTTCCGGCACATACCCTTATTGCTAAGTCGATGGGAGTGGATAGTGATATTATAGAGGCATTAAGAAATGAGACTTTCTTGCCTTCCGATAAGTTGCAAGTTCTACATAATACCACCCTGCTTATTGTGCGAAATAGAGGTGTGCTAACAGATGCTGAGTTAGAACGATTTTATGATGTGGGTTACGAAAACAGACATCTTTTAGATATCGTATTAGGCCTATCACAAAAGGTTATAAGTAATTATGTGAACCACTTGGCAAAAACACCATTAGACAATAGTTCTAAGAAGTTTGCATGGACTCCTAAGAATCCTAAATATTAAGTAAATAGAACTATAGATGTTGAATGATATCTTAGGATAATTAAATATAGATTCTAACAGTCGGTTAATTAGGCCCATATAATGGTATTAATTCCTTTATATGGGCCTATCTATTGCAAAACACTACTCTGTTTGGATCTTATACTGTTCGATCTCTTCAGGTGTCATAATATGTATTCCATCTGCTGGTGCAGCATATATAGTGAAATAGTAAAAAGCTTCCGCATCATCTCTTGTCATCCCTATCTCCTGATAATAACGGATGTAAGGCTCGTGATATTTATGTCCTTTCTCAAAGTCAGTGGCAACCTCTTCGTCTCCTGCCCACGAATGAACTCCTATTTCAACATTAGAACCTATAGTACGATATATCCCACTTAGGAATAGGTCAGTACCTCCAGATGCAACACTCCCATTAGCTACGATTTCGGTGTTGAACCTGTTTTTGTGAATAAGAGTGCCTAGCACAAGGTTGATACTGTCATCGATAGACCCATCACACTGTATAAATCTCAACTTCTTGATATCAGGTTGCTCTTCCATCAGTCGTTTAAAATCCTCAAGAGCATTTGAGTTGATTATTCCATCGACAATGATAGCCGATTTATCTTCAGAGATGCAAAAGATATTTGCTCTTTCGAGCTTCCTCATCGAAAGCCATTCACAACTTGTCGTAAGAGATAGGAGTAAAATAATCACCATTAAAAAAGAGCTCTTCCTTTTCATACATTCTGCTATTTAGAGTTTAATAATTACATGCCAGATTAGATGGAACCTTATTCTTAGTCTCTATTTGTCTGTTCGACATTAAAACTATCATCATAATCCTAAGGTTATGATTCTATCTTTAAATCTGTTTGAATAAGACCTTTTCGAAATAGTCTCACTCCCGTCTTGATAATCCGTTGGAATAACAAGCAAAAAAAGCACATACTTCAGTCATTAATCCTAGATTAACAACTGAAGTATGTGCTTTTCTTAACACAACTAAATAATTTATCTCTATACCCTCAATCTCTTCTTCAGTGTTAGGATATATATGATATTTGTATATCTATTTAGCAATAGTAAATATAGTGAAAAATAGTGTAATGCTAGTTTTGATCTCTATACGTAGTGTATTTCAAATTTACCTAGAATTGGATGCCGAAATAGATATTTATACTTCAGCATAAGTTATATGAGCATCATTAGTTTCTGTCTGTTTAATGATAATGTGTTCATTTAGATGTCAATAAAGTGCTGTTGATTGAATGTTGAATACTCTTTTTCTCTTCAATATCATACCAAATCTCATTATAATATCCCAAAAAATGAACTCTTTTTGATCTCTCATATTGACAGGATTGAATTGTACGTAGTTCTATTTAACTATATGATAAATGGAATTGAACATATGGATAAACGCAAACATAAATGTTGTTAATTGTTCATATACAGTCAATCATTGGAAGGAATGAAACACTTATGAACATACATAAACATATTTTCGTAAGTGAAATCAATAAACTCTCTAAAACCAAAAACATATGAGAAAACAATTATTAACAAAAAAGATTGCAACGCTTCTTTTGCTTTCTGTTTATATGATGATTTCCTCTTCATCTATAGCACAAGAGAAGATTGTGATCACCGGAACGGTTTCTGATGCCTCTGGTGAGACTATTCCGGGTGCTTCTGTTCGAGTAAAAGAGTCCGATGCAGGTACCATTACTAACTTCGATGGAGTTTACCAGCTCAAAGCGACTGAAGGTAATACCCTTGTTTTTTCTTACGTAGGATACGCTTCCAAAGAAGTTATAATAAAAGGAAAAACAAAAATAGACGTGATCCTTAGTAGTGATATAAAGGGCCTTGATGAGGTCGTTATTGTTGGTTATGGTACTCAGAAAAAAGCCAACCTTACTGGGGCTGTGGAGACGATATCTTCCGAGACGATTGTCGATCGACCAGCACCTAGTTTGAGTCATGCCCTTCAAGGTTCCGTAGCGGGACTGAACGTGACAGTAGAAAATGGACAACCCGGATCTGCTCCTAAGATTAATATCCGTGGTACTACTTCTATTACTAGTGGTAGCCCGCTTGTACTTGTTGATGGGGTAGAGATGGCCATGAATCTAGTTAATCCTGATGATGTAGAGAATATTACGGTCCTTAAAGATGCGGCATCTTGTGCTATCTATGGTGGACGTGCTGCCTTTGGTGTGGTATTGGTTACTACAAAGAATGGTAAGCGCGATCGTGAGCCTACGGTAAATGTAAGTGCATATTATGGTTTCAATCGCCCTAGTCGTCAACCAGATCCTGTAAATACATATGACTACATGCTCAATTACGACGAGTGGAGAGTTGCGGATGGAGAGAAGCCATTTTATGGAGAGAAAGTCTTGTCAGCATACCAGAAATATGTAAACGGTGAAGATATCTCTTATTTGCAAGATGAAAATGGAGATGTGTTAGATGATAACGGTAACGTTATTAACTTCAAAAATACTGATTGGAATGATCTTATTTTCGCGAATCAGTCTCCAGTACAGAAATATTCAGCCAATGTATCTGGTGGATCAGGTAAAGTATCCTATTATGGATCTTTCGGTATGTATGATCAACAAGGTCTGTTAAAAGCGGCAGATGATAGTTATAAGCGAATTAATGTGTCACTGAAAATAGATGTAGATCTATATAAGTGGTGGACTATTGGACTGAAGTCAACCCTTAACCGTAGTAAGAGTGATAAGCCTGTAAAGTATAATAATATTGGCTCTTATTGGCATGCTATCTATCGTCAAAAGCCAAATGCAAGTTCAGAGTATGATGATGAAATGGGTGCTTGGAAATCAAAATCTAACCCTATTGCCTATCTAACCGATGGTGGACGTGAAAATATTCGTATCGATGATAACTGGATCACTGCAAATACAATTATTCGACCATTCAAAGGGATGATTATCAAGGCCGATTATACTACTAACCGTAAATCTAATGATAAACAGGTTGATTTTAGAAAGATAGCTTATCTTAACCAAGGAGAAGTTCTTTCTGAACCTGCAAACGACTATGTAAAACAGTCTGCTGCTTATAAAGATTACGAAACCATTAACGCTTTTGCAGAATATACAGGTAGTGCATTTGATGCCCATAACTTTAAGTTAATGGCTGGTTACAACCAAGAGGAGATAATCGACAACTCATATTGGGTACAGCGTAAAGATAAGCTTGCCGAAACTCCGAATTTAGGACTCACCTCAGGAGACCAAACAACAAATGGTAGTGGTGGTGTACGTTCCATAAGAGGAGGATTCTTTAGAGTAAATTATAACTTTAAAGAGCGTTACTTAATGGAAGTGAATGGACGTTATGACCTTACTTCTCGTTTTAGAACTGAAGATCGTGGGGCATTCTATCCTTCCTATTCTGCAGGTTGGAGAGTAACAGAAGAGCCATTTATGAAAGGAGTGAAGAAGGTAATTGACAACTTTAAACTTAGAGTATCTTATGCATCACAGGGTAACCAGATGATTAAGGATAAAGTGAATGGGAAAGCTGTCTTTTCTTACCAGCCTTACCTTGGAACCATGCAAACCAAAACGATTCCATATATTTTAGGTGGAGAGCGTGCCATGGTAATTACACCTGCGAGTGCAACCAGTGCCGACCTAACATGGGAGACGGTAACGACAACTAACTACGGACTAGACCTCACCGCTTTGCGTGGTCGTATGAATGTCTCTTTTGACAAATATGAGCGTGAAACGAAAGATATGCTTTTGCCAATGAGTGGCCCAGCGATGTTTGGTGCAGCTTATCCAAAAGTAAATGGAGCTGATTTGGTGACTAAAGGATGGGAACTTTCGCTTAAATGGCAAGATAAGATAGGATCGGATTTCGGATATGGAGTAACTTTAGCCCTTTCAGATAATGAAACAGAAATAACAAGGTTCGACAATCCTAATAATATTATTGACACAAAAAATATATACTATAAAGGTCAGAAGCTTGGGGAGATTTGGGGATACGAAACCGAAGGGATCTTTCAGTCAGTCGAAGAAGTTAAGGAGCAAAACGTCGATTACTCTCAGTTCCGTCTATATGATTCACAACCTGGTGATGTTCGATATAAAGATTTAAATGGAGATGGTAAGATCACCAATGGTGCAAAAACGCTAGATGATCATGGTGATTTGAAGATTATTGGAAACGATACACCACGCTATGCTTATGGTATTACAACCAATCTAAACTTTAAAGGGTTCGATTGTACAATCTTCTTCCAAGGGGTTGCCAAGAGAGACTACTGGATTGGATCTACACACTATTGGGGTAATATTGCTCAAACATATACTGTTCCGACGAAATGGACACATAACAACCACTGGAGAGAAGACAACAAAGATGGATTCCTTCCACGTAATGCCCCCAATAAAGATCGTGGTAACATGAATAAGCAGACTCGTTATCTACAAGATGCATCATATATCCGACTTAAGAACATCACTTTTGGGTACACATTCCCAAAGCATTGGACTCAAGGCGCAGGAATCAGTAAAATTAGACTTTATGTTACTGGTCAGAACCTATGGGAGTATACTAAACTGAATGAGACGTTCGATCCTGAAGGATTGAATGAAGGGGGAAAGATATATCCATTCCAAAGAACCGTAGCTTTTGGTGCAAACATCACATTCTAATTAGGAGGACATGAACATGAGACATATAAAATATTTAGGAGTATTAATGATCAGCATCATCGCTTTGGTCGGATGTAATGATGATTTTCTTGAGACAAAACCCAAAGATGCTTTGACTCTTGAAACAAAGTGGACCAATACATTCTTAGACCTTTACTGTAATGGTTTCTATACGGAGATTGTAGGACACGATGGTGGATGGGGCCAAAAAGGTTATCTATATGAAGATGATAAAACAGATAATCAAGCACCTTTTAGGTTTAATAAGATCTCCGCTGGACAGCAGATCGTCCCAGATTCCAAAGGTGGATGGGGTGAAGTGAAAAACTGGGCGCAGCTTAGAAAGGCAAACTTCCTATTGGCAGGTCTTCCTAATAGTGTGGTGACAGATGTAGAAAAGAAACATTATGAAGGAATTGCTAAATTCTGGAGAGCATGGTTCTATTTCAAAAAAGTAAAGCAATTTGGAGATGTAACTTGGTCTTCAAAATTGATTGAACCAAACGATAAAGAGATTCTTTTTGGTGCGCGTACCCCTCGAAAAGATGTGATGGACTCTGTGTTGACTGACATTACTTTCGCTTGTGAGAATATGAAGTGGGGGGATATCAAGAAAAACGACTATGTCAACAAAGGAACTGCATTGGCTTTGAAAGCACGAATCTGCCTACATGAAGGAACCTTTAGAAAGTACCATGGATTGGGTGATGAAGAGATATTTCTACAGAATGCGCGTGATGCAGCCAAAGAGTTAATAGACTCGAAGAAATTTTCTCTTTATAGAGGAAGTGGTGTAGAAAGCTCATACCATGATCTATTCAAATTCGTTGAAATGAGTGGTATTAATGAACTTATCCTTGTACGTCGATATATCACTGGTATCTATGGACATG
It encodes:
- a CDS encoding TonB-dependent receptor; this encodes MRKQLLTKKIATLLLLSVYMMISSSSIAQEKIVITGTVSDASGETIPGASVRVKESDAGTITNFDGVYQLKATEGNTLVFSYVGYASKEVIIKGKTKIDVILSSDIKGLDEVVIVGYGTQKKANLTGAVETISSETIVDRPAPSLSHALQGSVAGLNVTVENGQPGSAPKINIRGTTSITSGSPLVLVDGVEMAMNLVNPDDVENITVLKDAASCAIYGGRAAFGVVLVTTKNGKRDREPTVNVSAYYGFNRPSRQPDPVNTYDYMLNYDEWRVADGEKPFYGEKVLSAYQKYVNGEDISYLQDENGDVLDDNGNVINFKNTDWNDLIFANQSPVQKYSANVSGGSGKVSYYGSFGMYDQQGLLKAADDSYKRINVSLKIDVDLYKWWTIGLKSTLNRSKSDKPVKYNNIGSYWHAIYRQKPNASSEYDDEMGAWKSKSNPIAYLTDGGRENIRIDDNWITANTIIRPFKGMIIKADYTTNRKSNDKQVDFRKIAYLNQGEVLSEPANDYVKQSAAYKDYETINAFAEYTGSAFDAHNFKLMAGYNQEEIIDNSYWVQRKDKLAETPNLGLTSGDQTTNGSGGVRSIRGGFFRVNYNFKERYLMEVNGRYDLTSRFRTEDRGAFYPSYSAGWRVTEEPFMKGVKKVIDNFKLRVSYASQGNQMIKDKVNGKAVFSYQPYLGTMQTKTIPYILGGERAMVITPASATSADLTWETVTTTNYGLDLTALRGRMNVSFDKYERETKDMLLPMSGPAMFGAAYPKVNGADLVTKGWELSLKWQDKIGSDFGYGVTLALSDNETEITRFDNPNNIIDTKNIYYKGQKLGEIWGYETEGIFQSVEEVKEQNVDYSQFRLYDSQPGDVRYKDLNGDGKITNGAKTLDDHGDLKIIGNDTPRYAYGITTNLNFKGFDCTIFFQGVAKRDYWIGSTHYWGNIAQTYTVPTKWTHNNHWREDNKDGFLPRNAPNKDRGNMNKQTRYLQDASYIRLKNITFGYTFPKHWTQGAGISKIRLYVTGQNLWEYTKLNETFDPEGLNEGGKIYPFQRTVAFGANITF